Proteins from one Mus pahari chromosome 18, PAHARI_EIJ_v1.1, whole genome shotgun sequence genomic window:
- the Actl9 gene encoding actin-like protein 9: MDVNGHPKLEPSPETHGPLPLTSSTLMVSKSLQQDSLSMVGDRLPPKTGAVVIDMGTGTCKVGFAGQTQPTYSVATILGCQPKKQATKGQSELETFIGEAARSRPELRLVKPIRNGIVVDWEAAELIWRHILEHDLQVATHEHPLLFSDPPFSPATNREKLVEVAFESLHAPALYVASQSVLSVYAHGRVNGLVVDTGHGVSYTVPVVQGYNLPHAIQRLDLAGNHLTAFLAEMLLGSGFSLQQEDLDLVENIKHHYCYLAPDFQREQARPDQECKQTLKLPDGRTVTLGKELFQCPELLFHPPEIPGLSPMGLPAMAEQSLLKVPQELRPHVAQNVILCGGSSLFTGLEGRFRAELLHSLSPEDHVVVMAQPNRNLSVWIGGSILASLHAFQSCWVLREQYEERGPQVVYRKCY; encoded by the coding sequence ATGGATGTCAATGGACACCCAAAGTTGGAGCCCTCCCCTGAGACTCATGGGCCTCTTCCCCTGACCTCTAGTACACTCATGGTGAGCAAGAGTCTACAGCAAGATTCCCTCAGTATGGTGGGTGACAGGCTCCCACCAAAAACTGGTGCTGTGGTTATTGACATGGGCACAGGCACCTGTAAGGTAGGCTTTGCGGGACAGACCCAACCCACCTACTCGGTGGCCACCATCCTGGGTTGCCAGCCCAAGAAACAAGCTACCAAGGGCCAGTCGGAGCTGGAAACTTTTATTGGGGAGGCAGCCCGCTCCCGCCCAGAACTGAGGTTGGTGAAGCCTATTCGCAATGGCATTGTAGTGGACTGGGAAGCGGCCGAACTAATATGGAGACACATCTTGGAACATGATCTCCAAGTAGCCACCCATGAGCACCCTCTACTGTTTTCGGATCCACCCTTCAGCCCTGCCACCAACCGAGAAAAGCTAGTAGAAGTGGCCTTTGAGTCTCTGCACGCCCCAGCCTTATATGTGGCATCTCAATCTGTATTGTCAGTCTATGCTCACGGGCGTGTCAATGGACTTGTTGTGGACACCGGCCATGGAGTCAGCTACACAGTGCCAGTTGTTCAGGGTTACAACCTACCCCATGCCATCCAACGCTTGGACCTGGCAGGCAACCATCTTACTGCTTTCCTAGCAGAGATGCTCCTGGGCTCTGGCTTCTCGTTGCAACAGGAGGACCTGGACTTGGTAGAGAACATCAAACATCATTACTGCTATTTGGCCCCAGATTTCCAAAGGGAACAGGCCCGCCCAGATCAGGAGTGCAAGCAAACCCTGAAGCTTCCTGATGGACGGACTGTCACTCTGGGAAAGGAGTTATTCCAGTGCCCAGAGCTTCTATTCCATCCCCCCGAGATTCCAGGATTGTCGCCCATGGGCCTCCCAGCCATGGCTGAACAGAGCCTCCTCAAGGTGCCTCAGGAGCTACGGCCTCATGTGGCCCAGAATGTGATACTATGTGGAGGCTCCTCACTCTTCACCGGCCTGGAGGGTCGCTTCAGGGCAGAGTTACTGCATTCTCTGTCCCCTGAGGACCACGTAGTGGTGATGGCACAGCCCAACAGGAACCTCTCCGTGTGGATTGGAGGCTCCATTCTAGCCTCATTGCATGCTTTCCAGTCCTGTTGGGTCCTACGGGAACAATATGAAGAAAGGGGACCCCAGGTTGTATACCGAAAATGCTACTAA